Proteins co-encoded in one Candidatus Moraniibacteriota bacterium genomic window:
- a CDS encoding site-specific DNA-methyltransferase, protein MHQQNKSMRKLSFEVKYNKGKNTIKIVHDDVLKFLESQPEKSIDIIVTDPAYSGMNNHLSLGNGRIVGKYAEKGTVNGKWFEEFKDTEENYRNFLLLCKKALKSSGHLYIMFDSYSLLSLGPIVRELFDVKNIISWDKVNLGMGHYFRRRHEFIIFATNKNNRKIKSRSFPDVWRIKRVHQAKYPTQKPVELFDIMLSASTSPNFVVCDPFLGSGSAAISSIKHNCNFIGCDISNKSIEISEKRIKEYIKFKKDILQKNSSIPDNEKIFW, encoded by the coding sequence ATGCATCAACAAAATAAATCTATGAGAAAATTATCTTTTGAGGTCAAATATAATAAAGGAAAAAATACAATAAAAATCGTTCACGATGATGTATTAAAATTTCTTGAAAGTCAGCCAGAAAAAAGTATAGACATTATTGTAACAGATCCAGCTTATTCAGGAATGAATAATCATTTAAGCTTGGGGAACGGAAGAATTGTTGGAAAATATGCCGAAAAAGGAACAGTAAATGGAAAATGGTTTGAGGAATTCAAAGATACAGAAGAAAATTATAGAAATTTTTTGCTATTGTGCAAAAAAGCACTGAAAAGTTCAGGTCATTTATATATAATGTTTGATTCCTACTCCCTTCTTTCGCTTGGTCCAATAGTAAGAGAACTATTTGATGTGAAAAATATTATTTCCTGGGATAAGGTCAATTTAGGAATGGGACATTATTTCAGAAGGCGACACGAATTTATTATTTTTGCAACAAATAAAAACAACCGTAAGATAAAGAGCCGCTCATTTCCAGATGTTTGGAGAATTAAGAGGGTTCATCAAGCAAAGTATCCTACGCAGAAACCGGTTGAATTATTTGACATAATGTTAAGTGCCAGCACTTCACCAAACTTTGTTGTCTGTGACCCATTTTTAGGCAGTGGCTCTGCAGCAATTTCTTCAATCAAACATAATTGTAATTTTATAGGCTGTGATATCTCAAACAAGTCTATTGAAATATCGGAAAAGAGAATTAAAGAATATATTAAATTTAAAAAAGATATTCTTCAAAAAAATTCCTCTATTCCAGATAACGAGAAAATATTTTGGTAA
- a CDS encoding helix-turn-helix domain-containing protein: MQEKEFYTAQELADILRVNIMTIYRYIKAGKIKAYKFGKEFRIKKNEFQSFVENASTK, encoded by the coding sequence ATGCAAGAAAAAGAATTTTACACAGCTCAAGAATTAGCTGATATTTTAAGGGTAAATATAATGACTATTTATCGCTACATTAAAGCTGGAAAAATTAAAGCTTATAAATTCGGTAAAGAGTTTCGTATTAAAAAGAACGAGTTTCAAAGTTTTGTAGAAAATGCATCAACAAAATAA
- a CDS encoding AlwI family type II restriction endonuclease: MAHITDKKTIFFVTSPRSPHKLVDEIKFLSENFEGQKWNSETQKKFYLQLAKQDFFEGSATGDVAFKARDRVNRAPKSLGLIDLKPVIKLTEAGKKYVYGNRPEEIFLRQLLKFQLHSPYHKDKNNTFRIKPYLELMRLIYELDGLSKHEIGLFVIQLTDFAKYNNVKNKIINFREEKKLLRTKKINYKKFIALQFEKELTELFKEDIEQGKLSIRESKEQTLDNFVKTKRSNHLDYADASIRYLRATGLFSLNPKTSKVYILKERKNDIEFILKNIDRDIFAYKDEEDYEANLFDASKPLLLVDNKDLIISKITQKDTRVSVSALKEKDTEDLKNIYESLIKESLEKYIENEKSKLRNYEEYNDILEVFSGIVNRENIDPSLFFEWNIWRAFTMLNDGDIQGNFKIDDDGMPLYTAPGNTPDIVCKYKDFDAIVEVTLSSGQKQYEMEGEPVARHYGQYKKSNSKPVFGIFVAPNLNNATIAHYYGLYRINIEYYGGKSQIIPLSLEDFKCLLKNAHSSAIKPKADDLKNLFNSLSNLALKTENEKDWYQQISQTVQNAFVK, encoded by the coding sequence ATGGCTCACATAACAGATAAAAAAACAATATTTTTCGTTACCTCGCCTAGGTCACCACACAAACTGGTTGATGAGATAAAATTTTTATCAGAAAATTTTGAAGGTCAGAAATGGAATTCAGAGACTCAAAAAAAGTTTTATTTACAACTAGCTAAACAAGATTTTTTTGAGGGTTCAGCAACTGGAGATGTCGCTTTTAAGGCTAGAGATAGAGTAAACAGAGCTCCTAAATCTCTTGGATTGATTGACTTAAAGCCAGTTATCAAGCTTACTGAAGCTGGAAAAAAATATGTTTATGGAAACAGACCGGAAGAGATATTTTTAAGACAGCTATTGAAGTTCCAGCTTCATTCGCCTTATCATAAAGATAAAAATAACACATTTAGAATAAAGCCCTACCTTGAGTTAATGAGACTTATTTATGAATTAGACGGTTTAAGCAAGCATGAGATAGGGCTATTTGTTATTCAACTTACAGATTTTGCTAAATACAATAATGTAAAAAATAAAATTATCAATTTCAGAGAAGAAAAAAAGTTATTGCGAACAAAAAAGATAAATTATAAAAAATTTATCGCCTTGCAATTTGAGAAAGAGCTGACTGAATTATTCAAGGAAGACATTGAGCAAGGAAAGTTATCAATAAGGGAAAGTAAGGAACAAACTTTAGATAATTTTGTTAAAACTAAACGAAGTAATCATCTTGATTATGCCGATGCCTCTATTAGGTATCTTCGTGCTACCGGACTGTTTTCGTTAAATCCAAAAACATCAAAAGTATACATTCTCAAAGAAAGAAAAAATGATATTGAATTTATTCTAAAGAATATTGATAGGGATATATTTGCATATAAAGATGAAGAAGATTATGAAGCGAATTTGTTTGATGCGAGCAAGCCATTGCTTCTTGTAGATAATAAAGACTTGATAATTTCTAAAATTACACAGAAAGATACAAGAGTTAGTGTTTCGGCACTCAAAGAGAAGGACACGGAAGACTTGAAAAATATCTATGAAAGCCTAATCAAAGAGAGTCTTGAAAAATATATTGAAAATGAAAAAAGTAAATTACGAAATTATGAAGAATATAATGATATACTTGAAGTTTTTTCAGGTATTGTAAATAGAGAAAATATAGATCCATCTCTTTTCTTTGAATGGAATATTTGGAGAGCTTTTACAATGTTGAACGACGGAGATATTCAAGGAAACTTTAAAATTGATGACGATGGTATGCCATTATATACAGCTCCAGGCAACACACCCGATATAGTTTGTAAATATAAAGATTTTGATGCAATTGTTGAAGTCACTCTATCATCAGGACAAAAACAATATGAAATGGAAGGAGAGCCTGTAGCAAGACACTATGGTCAATATAAAAAAAGCAATTCAAAACCTGTATTTGGAATATTTGTAGCTCCTAATTTGAATAATGCTACCATTGCTCACTACTACGGTTTGTATCGCATCAACATAGAATATTATGGCGGAAAATCACAAATAATACCTTTAAGTTTAGAGGACTTCAAATGTTTATTAAAAAACGCCCATAGCTCCGCAATTAAACCGAAAGCAGATGATTTAAAAAATTTGTTTAATTCACTATCTAATCTTGCGTTGAAAACTGAAAATGAAAAAGATTGGTATCAGCAAATTTCGCAAACAGTCCAAAACGCATTCGTAAAATGA
- a CDS encoding recombinase family protein, which yields MKAIILARVSTEEQKDAGNSLPAQIHRLKEYCKTKGFAVLEIFSFDESAYKQKRDEFDKAIDLVKKSKDKIVVCFDKVDRFTRNVFDKRVPLLYDLAMQDKIELHFVSDNLVISSNISAAEKFHFGINLGLAKYYSDAISDNVKRAYEQKLRNGEWIGQAYLGYKNITLENEKKHIIIDKDKEFLVLKMFQLYATGKFSMKKLAQEMNDRGLRSRSGMKMTTSQVHAILRNPFYYGVMRVKGKLYPHKYQPIVSRYLFEKVQEVINGYNRQNFKRTNNPYIFRGLIKCSHCGLAITPELQKGHVYYHCTNYYGTCPDKGIKWLREDELVDQTKDLFQSLKLEPEALDRLKDELRTIHDAEKVYYEKNKATIQRKIGNIDARLKVMYRDRLDGRITADEYDKMAIEYTQERENLNTQLQEHSSADRDFSLTANKVLDLSQRALELFQNSEPQEKTQLLGFLLQNLTLNAGKLSFEVKAPFNGIMEYAKTKEWLRR from the coding sequence ATGAAAGCGATAATATTAGCTAGAGTTTCAACAGAAGAACAAAAAGACGCCGGAAACTCTCTACCAGCTCAAATTCATAGGCTTAAAGAATACTGCAAAACAAAAGGTTTTGCAGTTTTAGAAATCTTTAGCTTTGATGAAAGTGCCTATAAACAAAAAAGAGACGAATTTGATAAGGCAATTGATTTAGTAAAGAAAAGCAAAGATAAAATTGTAGTCTGTTTTGACAAAGTAGATAGATTTACGCGAAATGTTTTTGATAAACGCGTTCCACTTTTATATGATTTAGCAATGCAAGATAAAATAGAATTACATTTTGTTTCAGACAACCTTGTTATCTCTTCAAATATATCGGCAGCAGAAAAATTTCATTTTGGAATAAATTTAGGTCTGGCGAAATATTATTCTGATGCAATTAGCGACAATGTAAAAAGAGCTTACGAGCAGAAATTAAGGAATGGCGAATGGATTGGACAAGCCTATCTGGGATATAAAAATATAACACTGGAAAATGAAAAAAAGCATATTATCATAGACAAGGACAAAGAATTTCTAGTCCTAAAAATGTTTCAGTTGTATGCCACGGGTAAATTTTCAATGAAAAAGCTTGCACAGGAAATGAACGACAGAGGCTTGAGAAGTAGGAGCGGAATGAAGATGACAACAAGCCAAGTTCATGCAATTTTAAGAAACCCGTTCTATTACGGCGTAATGAGAGTTAAGGGTAAGCTATATCCGCATAAATATCAACCTATCGTTTCAAGATATTTATTTGAAAAAGTCCAAGAAGTTATAAACGGCTATAATAGGCAAAATTTCAAACGAACAAACAATCCATATATTTTCAGAGGATTGATAAAATGTTCACATTGCGGATTAGCAATTACGCCAGAACTTCAGAAAGGGCATGTTTACTATCATTGCACTAATTATTACGGGACTTGTCCTGATAAAGGAATAAAGTGGTTGAGAGAAGATGAATTAGTGGATCAAACTAAAGACCTATTTCAGAGTTTAAAATTGGAGCCAGAAGCCCTTGATAGGCTCAAAGATGAGCTAAGAACTATTCATGATGCTGAAAAAGTGTATTATGAGAAAAATAAAGCAACTATTCAAAGAAAAATAGGCAATATAGATGCAAGGTTAAAGGTTATGTATAGAGACAGACTTGATGGACGTATTACTGCGGACGAATATGACAAAATGGCTATTGAATACACACAAGAAAGAGAAAACTTAAATACACAACTTCAGGAACATTCGTCCGCTGATAGAGACTTCAGTCTTACAGCAAATAAAGTATTAGACTTGTCGCAAAGGGCATTAGAATTGTTCCAAAATTCTGAACCACAAGAAAAAACCCAACTATTGGGTTTCTTACTTCAGAACCTTACTTTAAATGCAGGAAAGCTTTCATTTGAGGTAAAAGCTCCCTTTAATGGCATAATGGAATATGCCAAAACTAAAGAATGGCTCCGGCGGTAG